A stretch of DNA from Agrobacterium cucumeris:
CTTAGCTGTTCTGAAATTGCATTGGCATTGGCAACGAGCTGCACATCATCGGGTATGATCGGAGCAACGATGGCAAATTCGTCGCCGCCCAGCCGGAACGCCCTGCTGGCTTTCAGATTGGCGGTAAGGCGTTTGCTGACATTGACCAGCAGTCTGTCGCCGACGGAGTGTCCATAGAGGTCGTTGACCGGCTTGAAGCCGTCGAGATCGATGACGCCCAATGCCAGCCGGGTTCCTGCGGCTCTGGCCTTTTCCAGCTCGACTTCCAGATGGGTGAAAAAAGCGCGGCGATTGGGTAGCTCGGTCAGGCTGTCCATATTGGCAAGCAGCAGGTTCTCGTTGCTCAGCGCTTCCGTACGCTGCTGCGAGACGACCATACGTTCGAAATTGCGGTAGTTGGTCAACAGGATGGACATCATGCCGGCGCAGACCAGCAGAACATTGATGGCAATGGCGATGAATGTCGGTTGCCGTGAAGCCAGAAAGAAGACGATGAATGCGCCGTTGACGATGAGGGTGACAATGAATGCGGCAGATCTCACATACATCAGACAGAAGATGCAGGAAATCACCGTGATCGCCATGTAGAAGGCGACGTGAGACTGCATATAGGCGTCCCCGTAAGGCACCAGCAAAAAAGACCATAGCGTGAATGCCATGGCGATGCCGACCGCCAGGCGGTTTGTGCGCTGGAGTGCCGCATGGGCCATTTTCGGCTTCGGATCGATGCCGCGCGTCTTCCACCAGAATGCGACCCGGAGCGTGCAGCCAAGGGTGAAAAGACTGGGAACTCCAATGGTGAGCCAAAACGGCGCCAGTTGCATATGCGTAATGGCCAGCGCCCATGTACTTGAAAGCAGTATGAAATACATCATCGGCATCTGCCGTGTGAAGGCGCGATACTGTGCTTTCAGCAAGTCCGGATTGTCAGATCGAACAGACATGAAATTTTGAAATTTTTGTTTGGCAGTTAGTATTTTCATTGGCCGCTCATCAAGTAGAGAGCGGCGTTGATAACATAAATACAGTTACATCATTGAAAATACACAGGGTTAATCGAGGGAAAACCATATCAACCTCGAGATGTGTACAATTGTCTGTCGCAACACATCATTTGCATTGGTCAAAGTGCGCTGATACGTCTTGAGTGATCCAGAACAAGCGTTTAATTCAGCGCCATCAATTGCGATGGATATCCTGCACGGGCAGGATTGGCCATGTCCGATCCGAAACAATCAATTCCTCCAAAAATCGCGCTTGAAAACATTGAACGCGCGTGCAATATGAACACGCGTTCACTCTAAGGGAAATGGTTGTTGCGCATGGACTCGATGCCTTATCCGGATACATTGACGGCTCGCGCCGAACTCTGCCGCAGCGTTATTCTTTCCGCCGGGGAACTGGTGCTGAAAGGCTTTCAGGGCGAAGCGACGCGCAGCTTTTCGATGAAGGGGCCGCAGGACTTTCTGACCGTGACGGATGCTGCCTCCGAAGCGCATATTCGCGGCGCCATCGCGGCGTGTTTTCCTGACGACAGTTTTTTCGGAGAAGAAGGCGGTGGGGAGATTGGCGAGCGCGTCTGGGTGGTGGATCCCATCGACGGGACTGCGAATTTCGCCCGCGGCATTCCACATTTCTGCATCTCCATCGCTTATGTCGAAAACGGTCGAACCGAGCTCGGCGCGATCTATAATCCCGCGCTTGACGAGCTTTATTTCGCCCGTCGCGGGGAGGGGGCGACGCGCAACGGCTTGCCGATCCGGGTGTCGGAGACGGAGCGTTTCGATGCGGCGTCGATCGAAATGGGCTGGTCGACCCGCGTGGCGAATGACATCTATCTCGATGTCGTCAAGAACCTGCTCGATATGGGCACCAATGTCCGCCGCGCGGGTTCTGGGGCCATGGCGCTTGCCTATGTGGCTGATGGCCGCTCCGATGCCTATCTCGAATTGCATATGAATTCATGGGATTGTCTTGCGGGACTGCTACTCGTCAGCGAAGCTGGCGGCGATGTCTGCCCTTTCCTGGAAATCGGTAGTCTTGAGGATGGCGGGCCGGTGCTGGCGGCAGCCGGTGGCGTTGCCAAAGGTGTGAGTGAGGCATCGAGCATACCTCTGGCCGAGCGGCAGCCATCCGGTGGGCAGCGGGTCGCATCGGCCTGATTTTAGGCGAAGCTTAGCCCTCGAAAGGGCGGCTTGGCGCATGTGGAGGAATGACATGGATGGACCCGTTTATGCCCGGCCTGCAATCAGCCTGATTGCGGAAGGGCTCGGCCCGCATAATGCTGCGCTTTACATCGGCGGCAGCGATGGTGCGAGCGATCTCGGGCTCCTGCGCCGGCACGGCATTACCACTGTCGTCAATTGCGCCGTCAACCTCGATATCAATCTCGTGCAGGCGGCGGCGGAAGAGGGCGACAGACGCCCCGTGGGTTATGGCGATATCCGCTATTACAAGCTTGGCCTGATCGACGGAGAAGGCAGCCCCGACACGATGATGCTGGGGGCCTATTATATTCTTGACGGCGCGCTTCGCCAGACCATGCCGAAACGCGAAACCTATCCGTTTCCCGATGGCGGCAATGTGCTGGTCAATTGCCGCAGTGGCCGCAGCCGCTCCGTTTCGCTGGTGGCGCTTTTCCTCCATAAGCAGCAGCCGCATCTTTACCCCACCCTTGACGACGCGGTTTCCGTGATCCGCACCAGGCGGGAATTGCGGCCCGACGAATGGTTCGAGACGCCGAAACCCATGCTTTATGCCGCCGCCCGCCGTGCTTCCGACTGGATCGACATGGTTGAAGGCAGAAAGACCGTCCAATCATGCTGACACGTGCGCTTCCCTCCGTTGCCGTCATTGCCGACGCGCATTTTCATGATACCGCCGCCGATTTCGGATTTCCGGGCATCGAGATCGATGGCGAGCGCATCACCATGCGCAGCTGGTCGGACACGCGCGAATCTACCCGGGTTTTCAACGAGAGCGCCGATGCGCTGCATGCGGCGCTGGAAGAGGTGCGGCAGCGCGGCATTCGCCATGTGGTGCTGCTGGGCGACTATACCGATGACGGCCAGCGGGCGACCAGCGAAACGCTGAAGGGCATTCTGGAGCAGCATCGCGATGCCCATGGCACCGCCTTTTATGCATTGCCCGGAAACCACGATATTTTCGGCCCGCGCGGCCGGCACCATACCAAGGAATTCCTGACAGAAAATGGCCGATGCCTTTCCGTTTCGAGCGATGCACGGCGGGCCGGAGACCAGGTTGTCATCAGCGACCGGATGTATTGCGAGGGCTATCCAGTGGGCCTCGGCCCCATGGCGGCTTTCGGATACTTCCGCCAGCCGGACTACATTCATTGGGAAACGCCGTTCGGTCTCTCCGACTTGGCGGAGGACCGCCTATACGAGGTGCGCTCGCCCGATGGCCGCAATGTCTACCAGCTGATGGATGCCTCCTATCTCGTCGAGCCGGAGCCGGGTCTCTGGTTACTGATGATCGACGCCAATATTTTCGAACCGCTCGACGGTGCGTTCGAAAATGGTGAGGAAGCAGCTTTTACCGACAGCACCTCCGGCGGCTGGAATGCGCTTTTGCGCTGCAAGCCCTTCATCATCGACTGGATTGCCGATGTGCGTCATAGGGCAGAGGCGCTCGGCAAAACGTTGCTTGGCTTTTCCCACTATCCGGCGCTCGATCCTTTTGATGGCGCAAGCGGTGCCGAGGGCGCGCTGTTCGGCGACACCAATGTCGTGCGCCGCACGCCGCGCAAAGCGGTGGAGGATGCGCTGCGCGACGCCGGGCTTGCCATCCATTTCAGCGGGCACCTGCATGTGGAAGGTGTAACAAGGCGCGAGGAAGGGGAGAATTCGCTCACCAATATCGCCGTGCCGTCGCTGGTGGCCTTTCCGCCCGCCTTCAAGGTTGTCCACCCATCGCGGCAGGAAATCACTGTGGAGACGGTGGAGATGGACGCTCTACCGATCAACAGCCGCATTTGCCGAGGCTATGCGCAGGAAATGGTGTTGGCCGGCGAAGATGAGGACCGGGCATTTACGGCGGGTAACTACGGTGAGTTTCTGCTTGGCCACAAACGGGCGCTGATCAGGCACCGTTATTTCATCAAGGAATGGCCGGCCGAGGTGGTAGCGGCCGTTGCGGATAAAACCGTGCAGGATGTTATTGGCCTGATTGTAAAAAAGGGCACATCCACATCGGACGGTCTCGCGCTGGCTTCTGAATTGCCGATGTTCGAGCTGATTGCCGATTGGTATTGCCTGCGTCAGGGTGCGGGTCTTGCCCTGCCGCATATCCAGCCAGAGCGGCTTTCGCTCTATCGGGTACTTGCGGAACGCTTCGGCCGCGAGGCGGATTGCCACGACGGTTCCGTTCAAAGCTTTATCGAAATCTTCTTCGGTGCGCTCGGCCTGTTTCTGGAACGTGCTGAAGGCAGTTCGCGTGATCTCACGCTTCAGCTCCCTCAACGATATGAGCGCGTAGCGGTTTGATCTGAAGGTTTTGCAACGGGCCGCCGCATCGCAGCCCGGAGTGCAGACCGGCGGCATGGACGACAAGCGAGGTGATCCGATGGAATCGGTCGTTGTCAGCATCAATCTGTTCGGCGCGGTGGCGCTGCTGCTTTTCGGCCTTGCGCAGATCAAGGACGGCATGTCGCGCGCATTTGGCGCCAGGCTTCGCACCGGTCTTGCAGCCGGCACACGGGGCGGTTTTCGCTCCTTCGTTGCCGGTCTCGTGGCGACGATCGCCTTGCAGAGTTCGACCGCAACCGCGTTGATGGTCGCTTCTTTCGTTGAAAAAGACCTTATCGCGCCGGCCATGGCGCAGATCGTGCTGCTGGGGGCCAATGTTGGCACCGCGATGACCGCGTGGATTGTCGCGCTCGGGCTCGGCTGGCTGTCGCCGATGCTCATCCTCGCTGGCGTCATCCTGCTACGGGAAAAATCGGCGCAGCGGCAGGGAGCGGGTGCGGCCCTTGCCGGCGTCGGCCTGATGCTGCTTTCCCTGCACCTTCTTTCCGCGGCGACCGATCCGATCAGACAATCTCCGGCGCTTGGTCTCTTCATTTCATTGCTTGGCAATGCCTGGCCGGTGGCGCTGATTTTCTCCGCCGTCCTGGCGGTACTGGCATCTTCCAGTCTGGCGATTGTGGTTCTCATCCTGTCGCTCGCAGCAAGTGGCGGCATCGAAACGAGCCTTGTCATCGTGCTGGTGCTCGGTGCCAATCTCGGCGGTGCGGTGCCGCCGGTGCTGGCAACGCTGAAAGCGCCGATTGCGGCGCGGCGGGTGACTGTCGGCAACCTCAT
This window harbors:
- a CDS encoding dual specificity protein phosphatase family protein → MDGPVYARPAISLIAEGLGPHNAALYIGGSDGASDLGLLRRHGITTVVNCAVNLDINLVQAAAEEGDRRPVGYGDIRYYKLGLIDGEGSPDTMMLGAYYILDGALRQTMPKRETYPFPDGGNVLVNCRSGRSRSVSLVALFLHKQQPHLYPTLDDAVSVIRTRRELRPDEWFETPKPMLYAAARRASDWIDMVEGRKTVQSC
- a CDS encoding metallophosphoesterase family protein; its protein translation is MLTRALPSVAVIADAHFHDTAADFGFPGIEIDGERITMRSWSDTRESTRVFNESADALHAALEEVRQRGIRHVVLLGDYTDDGQRATSETLKGILEQHRDAHGTAFYALPGNHDIFGPRGRHHTKEFLTENGRCLSVSSDARRAGDQVVISDRMYCEGYPVGLGPMAAFGYFRQPDYIHWETPFGLSDLAEDRLYEVRSPDGRNVYQLMDASYLVEPEPGLWLLMIDANIFEPLDGAFENGEEAAFTDSTSGGWNALLRCKPFIIDWIADVRHRAEALGKTLLGFSHYPALDPFDGASGAEGALFGDTNVVRRTPRKAVEDALRDAGLAIHFSGHLHVEGVTRREEGENSLTNIAVPSLVAFPPAFKVVHPSRQEITVETVEMDALPINSRICRGYAQEMVLAGEDEDRAFTAGNYGEFLLGHKRALIRHRYFIKEWPAEVVAAVADKTVQDVIGLIVKKGTSTSDGLALASELPMFELIADWYCLRQGAGLALPHIQPERLSLYRVLAERFGREADCHDGSVQSFIEIFFGALGLFLERAEGSSRDLTLQLPQRYERVAV
- a CDS encoding inositol monophosphatase family protein, which gives rise to MDSMPYPDTLTARAELCRSVILSAGELVLKGFQGEATRSFSMKGPQDFLTVTDAASEAHIRGAIAACFPDDSFFGEEGGGEIGERVWVVDPIDGTANFARGIPHFCISIAYVENGRTELGAIYNPALDELYFARRGEGATRNGLPIRVSETERFDAASIEMGWSTRVANDIYLDVVKNLLDMGTNVRRAGSGAMALAYVADGRSDAYLELHMNSWDCLAGLLLVSEAGGDVCPFLEIGSLEDGGPVLAAAGGVAKGVSEASSIPLAERQPSGGQRVASA